The following are encoded together in the Theileria orientalis strain Shintoku DNA, chromosome 1, complete genome genome:
- a CDS encoding uncharacterized protein (cupin, RmlC-type domain containing protein), with amino-acid sequence MKVDTICTYILVYLLTCVRFNVLVKVNAVASQPAETSSDSHSTSLPEKEGIVLNINTDTKSNKKLEYKEVGQYVTYNPKENKVFNLVKDDNIQLWKATDPSEYCEKVEVDLMNNDAKAVTVCLGNDENKVFMKTGKNKIWNEFDISKVTRSAININYLHETYFYTNELQAHTRTFTAKKGFGFKGAHEFIKEKKVTIWTTNNKSEYAYKIVNEGGNKVIIHIGKGTSASTKVFNKVTEGSWTEEISEVEAESTLPTPQDGVTNTHPKVKLLKADPYNSSKILELDEEEYMWTSNANVAIYQIEESVNCVKLMIDDAILWVYDSKFHGGIYPRSLEYHAVTGTIILRFEYHYIIYENTDDGWISTESGSLEVKFYVADPDDPNNTVELPRKNITREDMGYITQFHIDIDVKCVKITYGPFLLWQHDSNKLRGKYPRIVYFNDTTESFVLEFENLDIKYTKNDQGGWDYTETDTSKTKRAIVQRVELDIQNTESTNTYHCIVEEGFAKFMPKHGNRFTLVKGKTSIFSKAHTLIWESKGPTDLATMVVRDGAGTWKPMNNVTIFFGKNHKHFTKSENKFDIDSDIRLYDNEPYEESNELSDTQYTEDHSDDIFRYKFNDDTKCTEVKSVHRSIEDIESTEVEDEEVLVWQHDKSKHGDQYPKDLKYYWPDKMSINFEHAFIVHSKNEEAKWDEGHLFDFKLYVKDTNNLKELDATAYELTQDNQEFLFTFKDEVKLEEVKHKGKELWKHDSDKHGDKYPKLLKYATDKLALSFDDTFVVYTKNVDGKLANGILFEFKLYVKDSHNELKEMGVTAYDLINQDNEHVFKFKDEHKCEMVKHMGYEVWKQDHSKNYSKYPQSVYYNKTTGTFVLRFDGLDKTFAKNDQGKWECTETETTDGGAKFTLPTSQDNVTTTQPKVKLLKVNPSDPDSFMELDANEYKSTTRGSVVLYKISSGVNCVQLIFDDVLLWVYDPSQYGGRYPRSVYHNTVTESLLLRFRGLHITFEKNEQGQWLFTESGPLAVKFHVVDPDNPNNTFELSNSHYTVTESGDITTFNIADNVDTIALTYGSVLLWQHDSNKHSGKYPKLLYFIKSTDTLLLRFEGLDIAYAKNIEGVWEYTETDTSDSEATTTQPESDGTSEPGEGASTTPPPESSGESFLATPSAQTGSSTTQPRVRLLKHNPSNPDSLIELGANDFSFSTSGSVVLYKISSGVNCVQLIFDDVLLWVYDPSQYGGRYPRSVYHNTVTESLLLRFRGLHITFEKNEQGQWLFTESGPLAVKFHVVDPDNPNNTFELSNSHYTVTESGDITTFNIADNVDTIALTYGSVLLWQHDSNKHSGKYPKLLYFIKSTDTLLLRFEGLDIAYAKNIEGVWEYTETDTSGIVSDTVSESGYSSISEDERSFTIGESYGIQSVEGVPRRLSHLRSSSAQVKLLKVNPSDPSGRMELSANEYKSITRGNVTLYQILKSVKCVQLIVDDVLLWEHDSNQRFGKYPRLLYHDTITDGLVLRFEGIDIAFEKTAEGQWIFTESGPLAVKFHLADNKDPNSTVELDSTQFTVDDNRDITTFNIADHVNPIALTYGQVLLWQHDLEQHGDVYPNSSYYNKNTDTLVVKF; translated from the coding sequence ATGAAGGTAGATACCatttgtacatatatattggtATACCTGTTAACCTGTGTCCGTTTCAATGTTCttgtaaaagtaaatgcAGTTGCCAGTCAGCCAGCCGAAACCTCTTCAGATTCCCATTCAACTTCACTCCCTGAAAAAGAAGGGATAGTTcttaacataaatacagACACTAAGtccaataaaaaattggagTATAAAGAGGTTGGTCAATATGTCACTTACAACCCAAAGGAAAACAAAGTTTTCAATCTTGTCAAAGATGATAATATTCAATTATGGAAGGCCACTGACCCCAGTGAGTATTGCGAAAAGGTTGAAGTGGATCTTATGAATAACGACGCCAAAGCTGTTACTGTTTGTCTAGGtaatgatgaaaataaggTGTTTATGAAAACTGGTAAAAACAAGATATGGAACGAATTTGATATTTCAAAAGTAACTCGTAGCGCAATAAACATCAATTATCTTCACGAAACTtacttttacacaaatgaaCTACAAGCTCACACTAGAACATTTACAGCTAAAAAGGGATTCGGTTTTAAAGGTGCCCATGAATTTATTAAAGAAAAGAAAGTTACAATTTGgacaacaaataataagaGTGAGTATGCATATAAGATCGTTAATGAAGGCGGTAACAAGGTGATCATCCACATAGGAAAGGGTACCAGTGCCTCAACTAAGGTGTTTAATAAGGTAACTGAAGGATCATGGACAGAAGAAATCTCTGAGGTTGAAGCAGAATCTACACTGCCAACACCTCAAGATGGAGTAACCAATACACATCCAAAAGTTAAACTATTAAAAGCTGATCCTTATAATTCATCTAAAATATTAGAGCtagatgaagaagaatataTGTGGACTTCAAATGCAAACGTGGCCATATACCAGATTGAAGAAAGTGTGAATTGTGTCAAATTGATGATTGACGATGCTATATTGTGGGTTTATGACAGCAAGTTCCATGGTGGCATATATCCTAGATCACTAGAGTATCATGCAGTTACAGGCACAATTATACTTAGATTTGAATATCATTATATCATATATGAAAATACCGATGATGGTTGGATATCTACTGAATCAGGTTCATTAGAAGTCAAATTCTATGTAGCTGATCCTGACGATCCTAATAATACTGTCGAACTCCCTCGTAAGAACATTACTCGAGAAGATATGGGCTATATAACTCAATTCCATATTGACATCGATGTTAAATGCGTCAAAATAACATATGGTCCCTTTTTGCTGTGGCAGCATGATTCCAATAAGCTCAGAGGCAAATATCCCAGAATAGTATACTTTAATGACACCACCGAATCATTCGTACTTGAATTTGAGAATTTAGATATCAAATATACAAAGAATGATCAAGGTGGTTGGGATTACACAGAGACTGATACATCCAAAACTAAAAGAGCTATCGTACAACGTGTCGAACTTGATATCCAAAATACAGAATCAACGAATACCTATCATTGCATCGTTGAGGAAGGGTTTGCCAAATTCATGCCAAAACACGGAAATAGGTTTACATTAGTAAAAGGCAAAACTTCGATATTTTCAAAAGCACACACTCTTATCTGGGAATCAAAAGGGCCTACAGACCTTGCCACTATGGTTGTTAGAGACGGCGCTGGCACTTGGAAACCCATGAATAATGTCACTATTTTCTTTGGCAAAAACCACAAACACTTCACCAAGTCAGAGaacaaatttgatataGACTCTGATATCCGATTATATGATAACGAGCCTTACGAAGAATCAAACGAACTTTCTGACACACAATACACTGAAGACCACAGCGACGATATATTTAGATATAAGTTCAACGATGATACAAAGTGTACTGAAGTTAAGTCTGTCCATAGGAGTATAGAAGATATTGAATCTACCGAGGTTGAGGATGAGGAGGTCTTAGTATGGCAGCATGACAAAAGTAAACATGGCGATCAATATCCTAAAGATCTCAAATACTACTGGCCCGATAAGATGTCTATTAACTTCGAACACGCGTTTATAGTTCATTCAAAAAATGAAGAGGCCAAATGGGATGAAGGACATCTATTTGACTTTAAATTGTATGTTAAAGATACTAATAACTTGAAGGAACTAGATGCCACAGCTTATGAATTAACTCAAGACAACCAAGAATTCCTTTTTACCTTTAAAGATGAAGTTAAGCTTGAGGAGGTCAAACATAAGGGCAAGGAGCTGTGGAAACACGATAGTGATAAACATGGAGACAAATATCCTAAACTTCTCAAATACGCCACTGATAAACTGGCACTGAGTTTCGACGATACATTTGTGGTTTATACCAAAAATGTTGATGGGAAATTGGCTaatggtattttatttgagtttaaattatatgttaAAGATTCTCATAATGAATTGAAGGAAATGGGTGTTACAGCCTAcgatttaataaatcaagACAATGAGCACGTGTTTAAATTCAAGGATGAACATAAATGTGAAATGGTAAAACATATGGGCTATGAAGTGTGGAAACAAGATCACAGTAAGAACTATAGCAAATATCCTCAATCAGTATACTACAATAAAACCACAGGCACATTTGTGCTTAGGTTTGACGGTTTAGATAAGACATTTGCAAAGAATGATCAGGGTAAATGGGAGTGCACCGAAACTGAAACAACTGATGGTGGAGCAAAATTCACACTGCCAACATCCCAAGATAACGTAACCACTACACAACCAAAAGTTAAACTATTAAAGGTTAACCCATCAGATCCAGATAGTTTTATGGAGCTAGATGctaatgaatataaatcgACTACAAGAGGAAGTGTGGTCTTATACAAGATATCATCCGGTGTTAATTGTGTtcagttaatatttgacGATGTTTTATTGTGGGTCTATGACCCTTCACAATATGGAGGTAGATATCCCAGATCAGTATACCATAATACAGTCACTGAATCTTTATTACTTAGATTCAGAGGTTTGCATATAACTTTTGAAAAGAATGAACAAGGTCAGTGGTTATTTACCGAGTCAGGACCACTAGCCGTCAAATTCCATGTAGTTGATCCTGACAACCCTAATAATACCTTCGAACTCTCTAATAGTCACTATACAGTAACTGAAAGTGGTGATATCACTACGTTCAATATCGCAGACAATGTTGATACTATCGCATTAACCTATGGATCAGTTTTATTATGGCAACATGATTCTAATAAACACAGTGGAAAGTATCCCAAGTTATTATACTTTATTAAAAGTACAGACACACTACTACTCAGGTTTGAAGGTTTAGATATCGCATATGCAAAGAATATTGAAGGTGTATGGGAGTACACAGAGACTGATACCTCTGATAGTGAAGCAACTACTACACAACCTGAATCAGATGGCACTTCAGaacctggtgaaggtgCTTCTACTACACCTCCACCTGAATCTAGTGGAGAAAGTTTTTTAGCTACACCATCAGCTCAAACTGGATCATCCACTACACAGCCAAGAGTCAGGTTATTAAAGCATAATCCTTCAAATCCTGATAGTCTTATCGAACTAGGTGCTAATGATTTTAGTTTTTCTACAAGTGGTAGTGTGGTCTTATACAAGATATCATCCGGTGTTAATTGTGTtcagttaatatttgacGATGTTTTATTGTGGGTCTATGACCCTTCACAATATGGAGGTAGATATCCCAGATCAGTATACCATAATACAGTCACTGAATCTTTATTACTTAGATTCAGAGGTTTGCATATAACTTTTGAAAAGAATGAACAAGGTCAGTGGTTATTTACCGAGTCAGGACCACTAGCCGTCAAATTCCATGTAGTTGATCCTGACAACCCTAATAATACCTTCGAACTCTCTAATAGTCACTATACAGTAACTGAAAGTGGTGATATCACTACGTTCAATATCGCAGACAATGTTGATACTATCGCATTAACCTATGGATCAGTTTTATTATGGCAACATGATTCTAATAAACACAGTGGAAAGTATCCCAAGTTATTATACTTTATTAAAAGTACAGACACACTACTACTCAGGTTTGAAGGTTTAGATATCGCATATGCAAAGAATATTGAAGGTGTATGGGAGTACACAGAGACTGATACCTCTGGTATTGTATCAGACACCGTGTCAGAATCCGGTTACTCTTCAATATCTGAAGACGAACGATCTTTTACAATTGGTGAATCATATGGTATCCAATCTGTTGAAGGTGTTCCTCGTAGACTATCACATTTACGATCTTCATCTGCACAAGTTAAACTATTAAAGGTCAATCCATCAGATCCATCTGGTCGTATGGAGCTAAGCGCTAACGAATATAAATCGATTACAAGAGGAAATGTGACTCTATATCAGATCCTCAAGAGTGTTAAATGCGTTCAGTTAATAGTTGACGATGTTTTGTTATGGGAACATGATTCAAACCAAAGATTCGGCAAATATCCAAGATTATTATATCATGACACGATCACAGACGGTTTAGTACTCAGGTTTGAAGGCATAGATATAGCTTTTGAAAAGACCGCTGAAGGTCAGTGGATTTTTACTGAATCAGGTCCATTAGCCGTCAAATTTCATTTAGCTGATAATAAAGACCCTAATAGTACAGTTGAACTTGATAGTACACAATTCACAGTAGATGACAATCGTGATATCACTACGTTCAATATCGCAGACCATGTTAATCCTATCGCACTAACATATGGTCAAGTTTTACTATGGCAACACGACTTAGAACAGCACGGTGACGTCTATCCCAATTCATCATactacaataaaaatacagaCACACTCGTAGTTAAGTTTTAG